The nucleotide window GCGCGGCCGTCCGTTCGGGTACGTAAACCCCATCAGATCAAGGTGCTCTGAGCGAACCAGGCTCATGTGGCCCATGATCTCAACCCCGCCCCCATCGGATGTCAGGACGGCCGCAGCGGCCCCATCCGCGAAGATGGCATTGGCCACCGCGGTCTCAAGCGAGTCGTCAAAGTAATAGGTTGAGGAACAGATCTCCACGGAGACGAGCAGTGCCCGATGGTCGGGAAAGGCCCGCAGATGGTTGTACGCCTGCTGCAGCGCGATCATCCCGCTGGCGCAGCCCATGTCGCCGACGTGCACGCGCTGGACCTGCTCCTTCATTTTAAATTCGCGAACGAACTGCGCATCCAGGTGGGGACAGAGGCGGCCCGTGCAGGTGGTGGTCACCACAAAGTCGATGTCCCGCCCGGAGCATCCCGCCTTGTCCAGGGCGCGTTGAATAGCCTGACAGCCGATCTCAACACTCCCCTTGCGGTACCGGGCGTTGAGTTCGTCGGTGGTCTCAGTGGGGCGAAAGGTCGCCGGGTCCAGGTAGAGATGACGGGATTCGATTCCGCTGTTGAGGAAGAAGCCTCGCCGTCGCCCATCGGTGTAAGGTGTGAAGGCCAGGAGTTCTTCTTGGGAAAAGGACGTGACGGGATTAGCGGTTTCAAGCGCGACGATCCTGGGGTTGGCCATGGGTACGCCTCCTATTTTTTCATTGTTGTCCCGTCGCAGGGAGCTGTCAAGCAATTATTCGGCTTTCGCCGTTACATGGATTGATCCCACAACGAAGGTGTGCCATAGTGAGGCGTATCAGTCAATCGGCTCGAACGGGACCGTGTTGGTTGATCTTATGACGGCGCGCGTACTTTGCGGAACTCAACTCACCGTGGAATCGGTTCAATGTTGACCACAAAGAATTATACAAAAGAGTTTCGATATTTTGAGGAAAAATACGACGAGAGCATGGAACGCATGTTTGCGGCGGTCAGCGATCTCTACGCCGAATATTGGAACGACTTTTTTCATTTTGCACTGTTCCAGGATGAACAGGAAAGTTGGGAATCCGCTTTCGCCAATACCCACAACAAATACCTGGAAGCGCTTCGGATACGCGACGCGCGTTCTGTGCTCGAACTGGCCTGCGGGAGAGGCAGTTTTACCAATCTCCTCGCCGAACATACGTCCGGCCAGGTGTTGGGAATTGATATTTCTCGCGCGCAACTGTCACACGCCGGTCGATTCAAGCGCCCGAACCTGCGTTTCAAGCACCACGACATCATGAAGGTTGACGAACTGGGACAGATGTTCGATGCGGTCGTGTGCATGGACGCCGAATGCTATTTGCCGGATAAAAGAGTTGCCGTAAAAAAAATCTCACGCGTGATGGAGCCGGGCGCTCGCCTTCTTCTGCTTGGATGGTGCAAACAGGGCGGGCTGAACCGTATTCAGGAGGAACTGGTCTTATATCCTTTTATGAAATACTGGGCCATCCCAAGTCTTGAAACGGCGGACAATTACAGGAAATATTTTGAGCAAGGCCATTTCAACATACTTGAGATGACCGATCTTAACGATCAGGTCAGGCGAAACTGGGAGTTTGGGTATGTGTCCGCGTTGCGGGGTATCAAGACACTCTCCCGCAAAGATTTTCGGCGCCTTATCTGGAAACGTTTGGCACTCGGGAGCGAGGGGATCAGGCTCATCAAAGAGCAGTTTCCGGCAGCCCTCTACATCAAGGTCGGCTATGATACAGGCTTTCTTCGCTATGTCTACTTCCTGGTAGAGAAGCAATAAAACTGCCCCTGCAGGAGCGAAGCCCCGACCGTCTGTCATGAACGTCCTGCTGCTCTCCATGCCCGATTCATTCGAGCACATGCCGGCAGTGGCCGTTCGGATGCCGAATGCCGTGCTCACGTCGCTCGCGCTTCCCTCGAGGCCAAGCTCGAGTTTGCCGGAGCGTATGTGGACTGGCCGTTCATCCGGCACCCGACCCCGTATCTGCGCACACCGATGACCCAGGGGTTTCGCCGGCAACGCCTGATCGTCAACGAGCGGCTCGAAGCGTACGACGGCACCATCGCCGTCGTGCAGAACAGCCATCTCTCTGCCGACGAAATCGAGTGTGTACGGTGGCAAGCGGACCGATGAGTGAAGCTTCGCCACCTGCCGGTCGCGCTCGCGTATCAGGTATTGCTAATATGGTGACGGCGGTCCCACTGCCCCTTCACTGCTCTGCTGTGCGGGCGCGGCCGAGACACCCTGCGACGAGTTCTCCGGCTGGGGTGTTGAAACCGGCGGCGTATACTGCGGGCAGGGGGCGTCAACCCACACGCCGTTCGGGTCGTAGTACCCGCACGGCGAGTACTGCTGGTACTGGTAAACCGGGGTATAGGCTGGGTAATACACCGGGTACGGATAGGCGACGGGATAGTAGGGGTAGGAGTAGAACGGGTAGAACGCGCCGACCCCTACACTAAAGAAGAAATGGTTGTGTCCATGGTGGTGAAGCCCATGGTCGAATGTGTGCCCGATACCTCCGTGGAGGCCACCATGAAACCCATGCCCAACACCACCACGGAACCCATGCGAAACGCCGCCACGGAACCCGTGCCCGATACCTCCGTGGGAGCCGCTTCGAAATCCGCCTCCAAACCCACCGCCGCGGGATCCGCCCCTACCCGCTTCAGCAGACGCAAGGTCAATCACCGTGAGACCCGTCCAAAGTATGGCGGCCGCCACACCGATCGGTCCCCATCTTCGTAACCATTGTCTTGCCATTTGCCTGCTCCCTTACTGTCGAACCTCTGCCCGAGAGGCTCTACAAATAGTCTTATCTTCTCGCAGGCGACTGTCAAGGAATTAATCCGGGAAAGGGGCTTCTCTCAGGACTCGCATATTTCACTTGACAAGGATGACCTCATATTTGAAGATCGCCGCGTATTTTTGAGGTGAGGCGCCTCGCGATCTCCCGCCGATAACACCAATACACGCTGATTCGATGATGCCACATACGGTGATCGATGTCTGCCATGCCTTGCGCACGTGTCCGTCAATGCGGGCGACAGTGAGGGTCGGCCGATGAACCCGGTTGAGAGACCCTTGAAACGCACCCCGCTGTTTGAGGTCCATCACCGACTCGGCGCCAAGATGGTGGCCTTTGGCGGCTGGGAGATGCCGGTGCAGTATGCCGGGATCCTGGAGGAGCACCGGGCGGTGAGGGAGCGCGCGGGCCTCTTCGATGTCTCACATATGGGGGAGATCGAGATCTCCGGTTCCGCCGCCCTGGAGGCGGTTCAGCGCCTGACGTCAAATGATGCGTCCCGTCTGTCCGTCGGGGAGATCCAATACTCCGCCCTCACCACCCCCCAGGGGACATTTGTGGACGACATGACCGTCTATAAGTTTGCCGATGATCGCTACTGGTTGACGGTTAACGCCGCCAATATCGAGAAGGACCTCGCCTGGATTCGCAAGCAGATCACATCCGCTGCGGTCAGGGATGCCAGCGATGACCTCGCGCTGTTGGCCATCCAGGGACCGCGGGCGCAGGAGATCCTGGAGAAGCTGACGCCTGTCGAGTTGGCAAGGCTCCCGTACTACCGCTTCGTTGAGGGGAAGATTGCGGGCATCGACTGCTGTATCTCCCGGACAGGGTATACCGGGGAGGACGGCTTTGAGATGTATATTCCCCCACAACACGCGGCGACCCTCTGGAATAGGCTTCTGGAGGTCGGGGCGCCGGCTGGCCTTCAACCGTGCGGACTTGGCGCCCGCGATACCTTGCGCCTCGAGGCCAAGATGGCCCTGTACGGTCAGGATATTGATGACCGGCACACGGTCCTGGAGGCGGATCTCGGCTGGATCGTGAAGCTGGACAAGGGGGAGTTTATCGGCCGTGAGGCGCTGGCGCGACAGAAGGCAGAGGGGATCAGCCGAAAACTGGTTGGGTTCGAGATGGTCGGTCGGGGGATTGCCAGACCCCACTATGCGATTGTCAAGGATGGCAGGTCGATCGGCGAGGTGACCAGCGGCGGCCCCGCACCCTCACTCGGGAAGAACATCGGACTGGGATACGTGGCGGTGCCGCACGCAGCTATCGGAACCGAGTTTGACATCGTGATTCGCGGCCAGCCTGTGACCGCAAGGGTTGTTCGGACCCCGTTCTATAAGCGGCAATGGCGTTCATAGTTCAGAGTTCAACGTTCAGTGTTTCGGATTACATTCCGTTCGTGGTGAGCTTGTCGAACCATGAACGGAAATGGCCGACATGCTTCACCCTTCGACAGGCTCAGGGTGAACGGCAAATGCAAAGAAGCGTTAGACTTACTACATTAGCTGTCAAATGGGAGCTGTGAACCGTATAGGGAGGTGCGATGATCCCAGAGGGGCTGTATTATACGAAGGCGCATGAATGGATCAAGGTCGAGGGGGATCGTGGACGGATCGGGATTACCCACTTTGCTCAGAGTCAGCTCGGCGACATCGTGTTTGCCGAGTTGCCGCCGGTGGGGCGGGTCCTGCGCCAGATGGAGGCGTTCGGCGTCGTCGAGTCGGTCAAGGCGGTCTCCGATCTGTACTGCCCGTTGACCGGTGAGGTGATCGAGGTCAACGGCACGCTTGAGTCGCATCCTGAACAGATCAACACCGACCCGTACGGCGAGGGGTGGATGATTGTGGCCAGGATCGCCGATCCGAACGAACTGGGCAGTCTGATGAGCGCTGAGGCGTATAAGACCTATCTGGCGGCGGAGGATCATTGAGATGCAGTACATCCCGAATACGGAGGCCGATTGCCGCGCCATGTTGGACGCCATCGGCGTCCGGTCGAGCGACGAGCTGTTCGCCGACATTCCCTCGAAGCTCAGGCTGAAACGGGGACTGAACCTGGCGCCGCCGCTGTCTGAGGCCGGATTACGACGGCATATGAAGGAGTTGGCCGGCAGGAATGCGGACGTGGAGCAATACGCCTCGTTCCTGGGGGCCGGCGCCTATCATCACTTCATCCCTGCCGCCGTCTCACACCTGGTGTTCAGAGCCGAGTTCTACACCGCGTATACGCCGTACCAGCCGGAGCTGTCCCAGGGGACGCTGCAGGCGATCTACGAGTACCAGACGCTGGTCTGCCAGCTCACCGGTATGGACGTGGCGAACGCCTCGATGTATGACGGCTCCAGCGCCCTGGCAGAGGCGATCCTGATGGCCTACAGGATCAACGGACGACCGGAGGTTGTGCTTCCCGTGGCCGTCCATCCCGAGTACCGGATGGTATGCCGCACCTATGTAAGTAACCTCGGCCTGCAGTTGCACGAGGTTCCTTACACGAGTCGCGGAACGACCGACCTGAAACGGGTGAAGGCGGCGCTGTCGGACCGTACCTGCGCCGTTGTCGTCCAGAGCCCGAACTTTTTCGGCGTCCTGGAATCGTTGGATGAGCTGGCCGAGGCCGCTCAC belongs to Candidatus Methylomirabilota bacterium and includes:
- the gcvT gene encoding glycine cleavage system protein T, with product MNPVERPLKRTPLFEVHHRLGAKMVAFGGWEMPVQYAGILEEHRAVRERAGLFDVSHMGEIEISGSAALEAVQRLTSNDASRLSVGEIQYSALTTPQGTFVDDMTVYKFADDRYWLTVNAANIEKDLAWIRKQITSAAVRDASDDLALLAIQGPRAQEILEKLTPVELARLPYYRFVEGKIAGIDCCISRTGYTGEDGFEMYIPPQHAATLWNRLLEVGAPAGLQPCGLGARDTLRLEAKMALYGQDIDDRHTVLEADLGWIVKLDKGEFIGREALARQKAEGISRKLVGFEMVGRGIARPHYAIVKDGRSIGEVTSGGPAPSLGKNIGLGYVAVPHAAIGTEFDIVIRGQPVTARVVRTPFYKRQWRS
- a CDS encoding aminomethyl-transferring glycine dehydrogenase, which codes for MQYIPNTEADCRAMLDAIGVRSSDELFADIPSKLRLKRGLNLAPPLSEAGLRRHMKELAGRNADVEQYASFLGAGAYHHFIPAAVSHLVFRAEFYTAYTPYQPELSQGTLQAIYEYQTLVCQLTGMDVANASMYDGSSALAEAILMAYRINGRPEVVLPVAVHPEYRMVCRTYVSNLGLQLHEVPYTSRGTTDLKRVKAALSDRTCAVVVQSPNFFGVLESLDELAEAAHRAGALLIVAVAEPVSFGIVRSPGEYGTDIVVGEGQGFGNHLNFGGPYLGMFASREAYLRNMPGRLVGQTTDTAGRPGYVLTLATREQHIRRERATSNICTNEGLCALAATVQLALLGRSGLRELALLNLRKAAYAKKAISTLRTCELRFTGATFNEFVVRVKKGTPAQVNRALLAKGIIGGLELGRFYPELSDCLLLCVTEQNSREVIDALCKMMGSGR
- the gcvH gene encoding glycine cleavage system protein H → MIPEGLYYTKAHEWIKVEGDRGRIGITHFAQSQLGDIVFAELPPVGRVLRQMEAFGVVESVKAVSDLYCPLTGEVIEVNGTLESHPEQINTDPYGEGWMIVARIADPNELGSLMSAEAYKTYLAAEDH